DNA from Eucalyptus grandis isolate ANBG69807.140 chromosome 5, ASM1654582v1, whole genome shotgun sequence:
CGACTCCATGCCCCCGTGAGGGATTACATAAAAGCCGCACAACATAAGTATTCGCTAAGAGTCCCTAAAGAAGACGACAATAAAGCACCACGTTTGCTGCTGACAGCGACACCACAGACAATTCATTCGAGCTCAGGCGCTTCTCTCACCTCGTCCACGAAGGCCCGGAGGTTCTTGTCCGAAGACCCACCTTCCTTCACAGCCTCCCTCGCCAGATCCCTAAATTTCCAGGCATTCCTTCTcatctcctccctcctctccatCTCCCACCACCAGCTCCAAGCACCTCCTCACCTCGCCGCTCTCCACCACGCCTAGCTTGTTGGGCGTCAACTTCACCCCAGTCCTCCACTCGTCCGTGACGAGCTTTCCATTCGTCTGCTGATCGCTCCACTGCGGGAACGCCACCACGGGCACCATGCAGACCAAGCTCTCCAACGTGGGGTTCCACCCGCAGTGGGGAGACGAAGCATCCCACCGAAGGGTGAGATAAAACTCCACTTGCGAGCACCACGGCACTATCATCCCTAGCTTTTATAGTTCTTCTTTGCAGCTCAATCTATCCTCGTCTCTCTTCTTTTCCGCTTTCTGGGATGACCCACAAGAACGGCCGGCCGACCTCTATGAGCACCCGCGCCATTTCCTCCTTCCGCAGCTTCGTTAACACGGAGATGCTACCAAACGATAGGTAGATCACCGATGTCTTTTCCCAATCACCTCGAACTTATCAATAGCCCGTGTGGCGTCCAATTCCAGCTCATCGAAGGTGTTTGCCAGAATCCTAAGtcccaaatttaaaatattgctTGACATTTTCGGGACATAATAAATATTAGTAATAAACTGAcatgcatcaatcttcaagcgAATCAGAATTGTACCTTTGCCTTCAACAAGAATTTTGGAGTTGTTATTGAAAGAGACTTTCCCTTTAATTTTCTCATCTAACTTGGTAAACATCTCTTTTCTCCCACACATGTGATTGCTTGCACTACTATCCAAATACCACGTATCAGTTTGgcctccttcatcttctttgaaTGCCAATAATAGAACTTGATCAGCATCAGTCACCAAGTTTGCCTTTTCATTTGCTCTCATTGTTCCGGCAGTCAGAAGCATAATGGCCAAGTTTATTAAAATGATAACGTCGAATTTTAGATTTATCATACCATTGGTCTATCGAGTTCTTTCCTCTTCCACAAACACCTCTTTGATATTGGTATTTACCGTCACTTTGAGCAACATCTCCTCTACTTCATCCACGACCTCTTCCTTGAAAGTGACCTCGGCCTCGACCACAATCACGATCTTGGTTTGTTGCACGAATTTGCACGTGATCTCTTCTTTGCTCCTTCTCATCTCGGATGGTTAATCGCGTTTGGAGAACTTAACCTTTCTTCATGGGCTTGTAAGGAACCCTATCGATTGTCATGTCATCCAATTCTTTGGATTCTTCAATTGTAACAGCAATGTGGTCATACTTCTTGTCTAAGGACCAAAGCATTTTCTAGACAACACGAACATCTAAAACGTCTTCTCCGTTTCTTTTCATCTGGTTGACAATCGTTAAAACTATTGTGAAATAATCAGCAATCGATTTAGATTCTTTTATATGaattacctcaaattcacctctCAAGGTTTGAAAGCGaatcttttgaactttttgtactccttgatgTGTATTATGAAGAATCTCCCATGCCTCCTTAGTAGCAGTGGCATTCCACACCTTTTCGAACATGGAATCATCTAAAGCTTGATAGATGATTGCCAAGGCATATTGATCTTTCGAACAAACCTTCTCCAAGGGATTCCTCTGGTTTTGGTTCAAGGTAGCTTCATCCTCTAGCTCATCATAGCTAGTGTTGATAAGTTCCCACACGTCGTAGGCGCCGAGTAGAGCTTTCATTCTAATGGCCCAATTACCATAATTGTCTTTGGTAAGATGAGGGTATTGAAGAGGGAGTTGATTGTTTGTTGACTCCATGATCACAAACCGTAGGCTTTGATGCCAGTTTGATGGAAGtaatttgaagatgaaatgCTTACAACTCACACAAGAAGAAGATAGATAGGCCTATAGATTTATTTCACCTTAAAAAACAGTTACAAGAGTCCCCTATTTATAAACTTGTTACATGACATTTGCTCTCCCTAGTAGGAAAAGCTAGCGTTTCGGATAAGATCtagaaactaataaaaaaatcaccatATCTCACCTTATCTCTAAAAACAGTCAATATCTCTAGAAATGGGAATAGACTCATTATAGACAAGGATGAACGGACTCATTAAAGATAATGCTACGATTATAACTCTTTTTCAATATAGGTACTGAACAATTATCTGCACcgatgaatttggtttaatttctaacACAAAGCAGGAAAAGTTTACGCGTCACTAATTTCACGTCCTTTGATTGCATACTTGTTCAGTCCAAAAGGTGCAACAGTTGATGGATGCATCGCAGAAGTCTTATGGAAAATGCTCTTGaagcctccctcctcctctcaaGCGAAACTGAATTGCCAATATAACAACAATAGTGGGTCAAGCCACGAGAATCATTGAGTCTGAATGTTAGCTCGACTCGTGTGACACCATTGACAGTGAATCAAAGCACTACACAGCCGCACACTagcattgaagaaaaaaaatatgcgCGAGAGCAAGAGTGAGAGCGGGGAGGATTGCTCATCTCTTGGGAGTGAACGATGAGGACTTTGATAGGAAGCACAATGCCGGTGAGCTCATGTTCAAGTTCTTGGATAAGATGGTGTACCACGTGGACTCCTTCCTCAACCTCGTGCACGGCAAGGCAAACCTTCTCCTCCTGCTCGATTGCTTCCCAAGCCACAATAGTGCCATGAAATTGAGTGAACGAATGAATGTGTCTATGCGAAAGAGAGGTAGagagaaatgaatgaaggagGAGGTGAGACACTGAGGGTTTTTGGCCgtaaaaatacccaaaaaaaaaggtgaagctTCTCTCTGATTTGGTTGGGAGAAAAATCCACAGAGAACAAGCACTGAGAAATGAAGAGCATCCTGGGAAGCAAAGGAATTTCATGAAGAACCCTAGAATTCAATTTAGGATATTTTGTTATGAGGATTTACCCTTTTTTTACCAAGTTACAATTTTTGGATGAAATTGCCCATGCGCTAATCGCCTGAATAAGTCGACCGGCAAAAATTTGGCTCACTGGTGCGTTGGGGTCCTTATATAAAACTAAGTAGATAACttcaaacctttatttgaaacaagatttactctagactcttatttgagaaaacgtCTCCAtcttaggctcttatttgaaaatttccctgAATTATATATAGTTGTTATTTCAATTAGAAGGACCTGGGTACAAGGacggacatttttattttcacctTTAATTTGCGTTTAATTGGTTACTTTTTTTTAGTATGCTATTTTCCATATTTAAggggaaaatttgaaagaattgGAGCTCATATTGTATTGGGTGTGGGATAGGGCCAGGTCGGACCAATAATGTGTCGCCAAAATTGTATTGTGGGTCAGTTTGGTTTGGGCACATTTTTGGCATAAGCAAACACGATCCAACCCATCTATTTAATATGTCTTGTTTAATGATAGTATACAGGCCGTGTTTGCTCATTCGGACATTTTTGCTAGATTGAATAATGTGGGATAGGGTTTTAAAATCATATCTAATGTTGCCATTCAGATATAAAGtgaattcaaataaatattaactaaatgataatttaatttgcaggattaaaattaaaagtaaacCAGGGAAGTCTTGAGTACTATTCATCCTTCTACAATCCACCATTCATGTCAGACACCCCTCTTCTCGTAACTTCAATAACGCCCTCTCCTTTTGTAACCTCCCTTTTGCTGCCCTGGACAAACCTGGTGTGGATTTTGCCCCACTCTACCTTCGACTTCGTAGCCTCAAGACGCCCCTGAGGTCGAGTTCTTTGTCGGTCCTACCATTAGCGCCGTGGatgccttctttttcttcggcGAATCCATCCCCCTTGACAAGTGCAAATACTGCATTGATTCCTTGCTTATGTGCTCTAACTCGTTCAGCTGCCTCAATAGCTTCGGCCGATACGACATGCAGATCCGGTTCACAAGCAGGCAGCTCCTTCGGTTCGACTCGCTCCATGTGACGTGGTCAAGGAGCTTCGTCGCCTTAGCTGCTGCCTTCATCAGATCATCTTCTTCCAAAAGGAGGCATCGAGTTCTAATTGGGATTACCTCGCGATGATGGACTTGAGTGACATAAGGAAGAGGCAGTTTAATGAGCTCTGGCGCCGCGTTTCCCGACAGCCGAGGGCGGAAAGTAGGTCGTTGCTGTTGGAAGAGTGGTGGCAATTAGAGTATGTCAGGCCATTGCGGTGTAGGTTCCACCTCATGAACGCATTGGCAAAGGCTTTTTTGGGTTGCATTACTTTACGCATCCTATCTAGGTCTATCCCGCTTTCTAggtatgatttttttattttatttggaccATATCAAGACTAAATCTAGTCATATTTATTTCATATATTATGTCATTCTAAATACCAAATAGGATAGAATTTATCCTATTCAAGTTCTATCTGGTTCATCAAACGCAGCCTTAATGTGTCCACCTATTTGGAGTAGGGATGTCAatgagtcgggtcgggtcagatTTTGTTGTtacctgacccgacccgaaacacaaGGGTCACACACCATCTAATGTGTTTCGGGTTGGGTTGCTGGGTCTcccacttgttttttttttttttttttttttttttttttttttttttctggggttTGAGTTGGGATGGTATTAATACCATTAGGGTCTGTTACCATTATGGTCTTCGAAGTGACAGAAAGCTATGCTCATATTTATAGTTTTTATGTCATGTGCATATGTCAACGCaatagttttgtttttccctcGTTTTGTTCTAACTTTTCACGAATTGTTGGTTTTTTAATGACTAGGACAActcctcttttaactttttttcaagAGTAAAAAGAGTCTGAATTcaagatggaagatcttgaaTCACATAATGACCGAGAGTACATAGCCGAATCAAGCAAGGAGGATGGCTTGGCAGTTGTATGTTTCTGATGGGCTCTCCAACACAAATAGGCACTGTATGTAGATGGAGTCGTAAGGCCTGATGCATGCTGAGTGCATGTGTTCTTAACACTGCGAAGTACTGAGAGAAGGTGTAAGACCAGTTCTGCATTCAATAGCAGACAATTTTTACATCGCATTTGTGTCCAAACTTGAAATATAGAACAGTTACTCATTTACACGATTTTGATGACGCCAGAGGGTAATAAATCAAACTGGAAAGCCTAATTAATGCACTAATGTCAAACAAGGTGGACAACATCAGGTTGCACGGGCATGGAATGAACTAATTAAGCTCCTCTTCAGGCAGATCGTGAAGATCAGAGAAGCTTTGATATAACATGACAAGAAGTCCAAAAGGCATTTGAGGCAGCCCTGAGAAGTACTGGGTTTTGATAGATCCTGAAAATAATAGACATTGACCACAATTAcgttggggagagagagagagagagagagagagagagagttgcaaaGGTCAAGAGCTGGATAAATCTGCAAGAGTATGGAGGTTAAGAATTGTCTAAAACAACAGCGTAAGATTCAAACATGCTCCAGCATAGAAAATATAGGAAAGTCACATGCTGAAAATAATAAACCAATATTTGAAAGGAGATTAACTAAAAGACACACCCAATGGCTGTTGCCCCCCAGGATGCTACGTTAAAGATGACTTTGCTCCCATCCCATGCCTTCCGgagctttcctttcttctttttcacagAGAATGTCTTGCTAAGAGCTAATAGGAAATTGAAAGTATGTCAGGACTTTTCTTATCAACCAGTGATGCATAAAATGTTATCCCCTTTCCATGCAATAATTTCAGTTGTGCTTTAGTAAGCAATTCCATTCAAATTACTAgagtaaaagggaaaaaaaccaGTATGATGACTAAGCAGACTCACCTATATTAATACAAGCAAAGTTTCTGAAAAACCAAACGCCAATAAGATTTGGTAACAGCTGAAACTATCAAGTAGTGCCTATAGCCACAAGTAAGACAGAAGAGAGATGATGTATAAAAGCTGATGGAATACCCTGCATCAATTGGAGTTCTTGTCACAATCCATCATAGCGGATAGAAGCATATAAGTATAAAAGCGAAATTCTCAGAGATAGCTTTctgctgtttttattttttatttttgaagcatCAAAGTTACCACCCAATgtactttaaaaaataacaagacTACTTAGGTTCTAATTGCTAATAACCTCCACTTAACAAGTTGCCCACCACCACATTAGAAGACAAAATGATCATCGTTATGGAGGTTAAGGTTTCTCTTTCCAAATCTGATATATAGAAACACCGTCCTTATCAACTTACATTTATAGATGCCGACTGCCATATTTGAAGGAGAAAGATACATAATGGAACAAAAAACAAGATAATTGCTCCAATAATAAGAATTTCTGTTAATTCTCATAGTTCACAAGGAAACCCATTTCAGTGGGAACACAAAAGTTCAATTGAAGCAATGAGTGGAAAGACATTCTTACACATGAACCAGAATGTAAAGTTTTTTTTCCAACAAATAACTTATAAAAAGACAGCACAAGAGGTTCAAAGATCAGCCATATTTAACATCTAAATCAGTGGTGAAAGAATATGCGTTTTGTGGGAATGACCATCTTTTCATGGGAAGGTTTTCAGTTTCCGCAACACCATGCaaattataaaattggaaaCTTAAAATGCATATCTGGAAGAACTTGCAAGACTagtgtgattaaaaaaattacaatgaaCAATTTGTTTATGATGGATGGAATCCTT
Protein-coding regions in this window:
- the LOC120293482 gene encoding uncharacterized protein LOC120293482, yielding MRRSKEEITCKFVQQTKIVIVVEAEVTFKEEVVDEVEEMLLKVTANLVTDADQVLLLAFKEDEGGQTDTWYLDSSASNHMCGRKEMFTKLDEKIKGKVSFNNNSKILVEGKGTILIRLKIDACQFITNIYYVPKMSSNILNLGLRILANTFDELELDATRAIDKFEVIGKRHR